The Acanthopagrus latus isolate v.2019 chromosome 6, fAcaLat1.1, whole genome shotgun sequence genome includes a region encoding these proteins:
- the sumf1 gene encoding formylglycine-generating enzyme: MVRSFAVCVFVFGCVSRVLCSQGSCGAQPEAAAPQGAPGCGCDSLKRAVALEPAEDRTAPAEPADKYSRRANERLSEAQGDEEEVQSQMVLISGGEFLMGTDDPGIPADGEGPQRPVYVDSFYMDVQEVTNQQFQSFVRASGYVTEAEKFGDSFVFEGLLSESVKNEITQAVAAAPWWLPVKGANWRQPDGPDSNITDRLDHPVLHVSWADAVAYCSWFNKRLPTEAEWEYACRGGLKDRLYPWGNKLNPKGQHYANLWQGDFPNSNSGEDGYIKTSPVMSFPANGFGLYDMVGNAWEWTSDWWTVHHTTEKQQNPTGPPSGTDKVKKGGSYMCHKSYCYRYRCAARSQNTPDSSASNLGFRCASQERR, translated from the exons ATGGTTCGAAGTTTTGCCgtatgtgtctttgtctttgggTGTGTGAGCAGAGTGTTGTGCAGTCAGGGTTCATGCGGGGCTCAGCCGGAAGCCGCTGCCCCGCAGGGAGCACCGGGCTGCGGGTGCGACAGCCTGAAGAGAGCCGTTGCCTTGGAGCCCGCGGAGGACAGGACGGCTCCTGCAGAGCCTGCTGACAAGTACTCGAGAAGGGCGAATGAGAGGCTGTCTGAAGCTCagggggatgaggaggaagtgCAAAGTCAG ATGGTGCTGATTTCTGGAGGAGAGTTCCTGATGGGAACAGATGACCCGGGCATCCCCGCAGATGGCGAGGGCCCTCAGAGGCCGGTGTACGTGGACTCCTTCTACATGGACGTCCAGGAAGTCACAAATCAACAGTTCCAGAGCTTCGTCCGTGCCTCAGGATACGTCACTGAG GCAGAGAAATTCGGAGACTCATTTGTGTTCGAGGGACTTTTGAGCGAGAGTGTCAAAAACGAAATCACCCAAGCC GTTGctgctgccccctggtggctcCCGGTCAAAGGGGCCAACTGGAGGCAGCCTGATGGTCCTGACTCCAACATCACTGACAG ACTGGACCATCCTGTTCTTCATGTGTCCTGGGCGGATGCCGTCGCATACTGCTCCTGGTTTAACAAAAGACTTCCTACAGAGGCAGAATGGGAGTACGCCTGTAGGGGCGGCCTTAAAGACAG GCTTTACCCCTGGGGAAACAAGTTGAACCCAAAAGGACAACACTACGCCAACCTCTGGCAGGGAGATTTCCCCAACAGTAACTCTGGAGAGGACGGATACATCAAAACGTCTCCG GTGATGTCCTTCCCTGCCAATGGATTCGGTCTGTATGACATGGTTGGGAACGCATGGGAATGGACCTCAGACTGGTGGACGGTGCATCacaccacagaaaaacaacagaacccA aCAGGCCCTCCATCAGGGACAGACAAGGTGAAGAAGGGAGGGTCGTACATGTGCCACAAG